In the genome of Gemmatimonadota bacterium, one region contains:
- a CDS encoding cobalamin-binding protein gives MNRIISLLPSSTEIICAIGGGERLVGRSHECDYPPIVANLPICTAPKFDPDGTSYQIDQRVKAILQEATSVYRVDADQLDELAPDLLVTQSQCDVCAVSLKDVQEAACQLVHSQPTILSLEPNALTDVWRDIERVGTALGMEDNSGTLVTQLKNRLHKIATRVREIDYRPRVACIEWFEPLMAAGNWIPELVEISGGQNLFTSSGDHSPYLSWEAIVEAQPDIIILMPCGFTMPRSRNELPALTRQTAWSQLRAVQQGQVFFTDGNQFFNRPGPRLVESAEILAEIFHPQYFGCTHEHIGWERWKTDKSISPERNPHV, from the coding sequence ATGAACCGCATTATTTCTCTACTACCCAGCAGCACCGAAATCATCTGTGCCATCGGTGGTGGCGAACGCCTTGTCGGCCGTTCCCACGAATGCGATTACCCGCCCATCGTCGCCAACTTGCCCATCTGCACAGCCCCCAAATTCGACCCGGACGGCACCTCGTATCAAATTGACCAGCGGGTCAAAGCCATCTTGCAAGAAGCCACCTCGGTATATCGGGTAGATGCCGACCAGCTCGACGAATTGGCACCGGATTTGTTGGTAACACAATCGCAGTGCGACGTCTGCGCCGTCAGCCTTAAAGACGTCCAGGAAGCAGCCTGCCAATTGGTGCATTCTCAGCCGACCATTCTATCACTGGAACCCAACGCCTTAACTGATGTCTGGCGCGACATTGAGCGGGTGGGAACCGCGCTTGGAATGGAAGATAATAGTGGTACTCTCGTGACTCAACTAAAGAACCGACTACACAAAATTGCAACCCGCGTCCGCGAGATAGACTACCGTCCACGCGTGGCCTGCATTGAGTGGTTCGAACCGCTCATGGCTGCGGGCAATTGGATCCCCGAACTGGTGGAAATCTCCGGCGGTCAAAACCTCTTTACCTCGTCAGGAGATCATTCTCCCTATCTATCGTGGGAGGCCATAGTGGAAGCCCAGCCGGATATCATCATCCTGATGCCCTGCGGTTTTACTATGCCCCGTTCGCGAAACGAGTTGCCAGCTCTCACCCGGCAAACAGCGTGGTCCCAGCTACGAGCTGTACAGCAGGGTCAGGTATTCTTCACCGATGGCAACCAATTTTTCAACCGTCCGGGACCGCGCCTGGTGGAATCGGCTGAAATCCTCGCCGAGATTTTCCATCCCCAGTACTTTGGTTGTACACACGAACACATAGGATGGGAGCGATGGAAAACGGATAAAAGCATCTCGCCTGAAAGGAACCCCCATGTCTGA